A genomic region of Paroedura picta isolate Pp20150507F chromosome 4, Ppicta_v3.0, whole genome shotgun sequence contains the following coding sequences:
- the LOC143835973 gene encoding uncharacterized protein LOC143835973, which translates to MESAVFVGESGRPAARGSASNRVPCRNFARGACRWGQNCRFSHDRKKTQICRYFQNGFCGYGDRCSYQHISEAPALSRCGSESAFNGLQGGVISLNRRGSEPAILPEASVRSWGGARRGSEPAVSSVAQLQRNFGSLSMSLDEEDEDKEKVIATWHPPNRALSKEFVPRQTSGSQSHEHNMDTTSLETEDAATKESPPASVVIQESKAASGSGAAAAMAVEKSEDVVCGICMDKVYEKTLPEERLFGILPNCSHAYCVGCIRKWRKSRDFQSAVIKGCPECRVTSSYFIPNKYWVSDIDEKEKLIETFKARTGKIRCKFFVRGNGHCPFKSECIYLHELPGGQVPVPRPRQRPDRRRRQPIIYNPSPSESSDEDDNDIYLVQWALTIALLERDSDFSDFLFWDSSDSD; encoded by the exons ATGGAGTCGGCGGTGTTCGTCGGAGAAAGTGGTCGCCCAGCCGCCCGCGGGTCCGCCTCCAACCGGGTCCCGTGCAG GAACTTTGCCCGTGGAGCCTGCAGATGGGGACAGAACTGCCGATTTTCCCACGACAGGAAGAAGACTCAGATCTGTAGGTATTTCCAGAATGGGTTCTGTGGCTATGGAGACCGCTGCAG CTACCAGCATATCTCGGAAGCACCAGCCTTGAGCAGATGTGGCTCAGAGTCTGCCTTCAATGGATTGCAGGGAGGTGTGATTTCATTGAATCGCCGGGGCTCAGAGCCAGCCATCTTGCCAGAGGCTTCTGTAAGGAGCTGGGGAGGAGCCCGGCGTGGCTCTGAACCAGCTGTCTCAAGTGTGGCCCAGCTACAGCGGAACTTTGGAAGTCTGAGCATGTCACTTGATGAGGAAGATGAAGACAAGGAAAAAGTGATCGCTACATGGCATCCACCTAACCGGGCTCTCAGTAAGGAATTTGTCCCCAGGCAGACTTCTG GCTCTCAGTCCCATGAACATAATATGGACACCACATCCCTAGAGACAGAAGATGCAGCTACTAAGGAGTCACCTCCTGCTTCTGTGGTCATCCAGGAGTCAAAG GCAGCCAGTGGCTCAGGAGCTGCAGCAGCAATGGCAGTAGAGAAGAGTGAAGATGTGGTATGTGGCATCTGCATGGACAAAGTCTATGAGAAGACTTTACCTGAGGAGCGTTTATTTGGTATTCTTCCTAACTGCAGCCATGCCTATTGTGTGGGGTGCATCCGGAAGTGGCGCAAAAGTCGGGATTTTCAAAGTGCAGTGATAAA GGGCTGTCCAGAGTGCAGAGTCACATCAAGTTACTTTATTCCTAATAAGTATTGGGTCTCTGATATAGACGAAAAAGAAAAATTGATTGAGACTTTCAAGGCACGGACTGG CAAAATAAGATGCAAATTCTTTGTCAGAGGCAATGGTCACTGCCCCTTTAAGTCAGAGTGCATTTATCTTCATGAGCTTCCGGGAGGCCAAGTCCCTGTGCCACGTCCACGGCAAAGACCGGACCGGCGGAGGCGGCAACCCATT ATCTACAACCCATCtccatctgaaagctctgatgAAGATGATAACGACATATACCTTGTCCAGTGGGCTCTCACCATTGCGCTGTTAGAGAGAGATTCGGATTTTTCAGACTTTCTGTTTTGGGATTCCAGCGATTCCGACTAG